Part of the Tenacibaculum sp. SZ-18 genome, ACAATGCCATTCATCATATTAATAATGCTATAGAAACTTCAGGAGTTACTTTGCCAAAAACAATTCGATTGGATGGTAATTTTAAGAAAGACGACATGAAAAACAAGATTGTCATCATGCCACCAGCATTATTGGGAAGTAAATTATTGAAAAGAATTCCGAATGCAGCAACTGCCATTTGTTCTGGTTGGATGCAAATTCGTGGAAATAGACGCTGGCGCGGTGTTGATGCAGGATTCGTTGTTAGTGATCATGCGGATTGGGATGGTTTATTACAAGCGGTTAAATCTTCAGAAGCACAAAAAGTATATGTGACTCATGGTTCACAAGCTTCATTTTCTAGGTATTTAAATGAAATCGGAATTGAATCTGAAGAAGTAATTACGGAATACGGAGAAGAACAAATCAATTCAGAAGAAAAAAAGACAGTAGAAACAACAGCATCATAATAAATGAAAGCCTTTACGCAACTTATCAATAGTATCGAAATAACGAATAAAACCAATGCTAAAATTGAAGCGTTGGTTCGTTACTTTGAAACTGCTGAGGATAAAGATAAGTTGTGGATGATTGCTTTATTTACAGGGAAACGTCCTTCTAGGCCTGTAAAATCTTCATTAATGAAAGCCTGGTGTATGGAAATTTCCAAAATTCCAGAATGGCTTTTTTTAGAGAGTTACAGTACTGTTGGAGATTTAGGGGAAACTTTGGCCTTGTTATTACCTGATCCATCGAATTCTATTGAAAAACCGGTATATGAATGGATGGACGAATTGGTAGCATTAAAACCTAAAACAGAAGAAGAGAAAAAAGAGTATGTGCTCGAAGCGTGGAACGGATTACAACCGCAGGAACGTTTGATTTTTAATAAGTTGATTGGTGGAAGTTTTAGAATTGGTGTATCTAAAAAAACACTGGTAAATGCTTTAGCAAAACTTACAAATACAAATGTAAATCAATTGATGCATAGCATTATAGGGAATTGGGATATCAACACTATTACTTTTAATGAACTGCTTTCTGGAGCGCATATTAATTATGATAATTCAAAACCTTATCCGTTTGCCTTGGCTTATAGTTTAGAGAAAGAATTGAACGAATTAGGAACCATTGAGGATTGGCAAGTAGAGTATAAATGGGATGGAATTCGTGGACAATTTGTTAAGCGAAATAACGAAATATTCATTTGGAGTAGAGGAGAAGAGTTGGTTACGAATCAGTTTCCTGAGTTAATTGAAGCATTTCAAACTTGGGAAGGAGATTTTGTAATTGATGGTGAAATTTTGGCGATAAAGGATTCCAGTGTGTTATTATTTAATGATTTACAAAAGCGATTGAATCGTAAAAACATAAGTAAGAAGTTATTACAAGAAGTTCCTATTGGATTTTATGCCTATGATATTATGGAATTGAATCAAGAAGATCTTAGAGAAACGCCTTTATCTTCTAGAAGACTTCAATTGGAAAGTCTTTTTGAACATAATAATTCGACGAATGTAAAACTATCAGAAACGATACATGTTCAAGATTGGAACGATTTGAATGCGATTCGAAATGAATCTCGAAAGTTGAATTCTGAAGGATTAATGTTAAAGCAAAAGAGTTCTACCTATCATATTGGAAGGAAAAAAGGAACTTGGTGGAAATGGAAAGTTGATCCGTTAACTATTGATGTTGTAATGATTTACGCACAAAAGGGTAGTGGACGAAGAAGTTCAAAGTATACAGATTATACGTTTGCTGTTAAAAAAGAGGATCAATTGGTTACCATTGCAAAAGCATACTCAGGATTAACAGATGCAGAAATTACAGAAATCAGTAGATGGGTAACGAAGAATGCGACTGAAAAATTTGGACCGGTACGAACAGTAAAACCTGAGTTAGTGTTTGAAATTGCATTTGAAGGAATTGCTTTGAGCAATCGTCACAAATCTGGAGTTGCCTTACGTTTTCCAAGAATAAAACGTTGGAGAAGAGATAAAAAAGTAGATGAAATCGATACGATTGAATCGGTAAAAGATTTAATTTTCAAGCAATGAGAAAATTAGAAGAAACCAGTGGTTACCAAATTATCGAAGATTGGATGGCTTCAAAATCCTTTTCACCTTTTGATTTTCAATTGAAAGCTTGGAAAAAATATGCCAATAATTATAGTGGTTTAGTAGTTGCTCCAACAGGTTTTGGAAAAACATATTCGATGTTTTTGGCGGTTGTTATTGATTATTTGAACAATCCAGATTCCTATAAAAAAGGATGTAAATTACTCTGGATTAGTCCGCTTCGTTCTCTAGCAAAAGATTTACAAAAAGCGATGCAAACTGCGATTGATGAGATTGGTTTAGATTGGGTAGCTTCGGTAAGAAATGGTGATACGCCTCAAAATGTCCGTAGACAACAAGAACGAAAAATGCCGGATATTCTGTTGACGACACCAGAAACCATGCATTTATTGTTTACGCAGAAAAACAACTCTAGATGGTTTAAAAACATACAATGTGTTGTTGTGGATGAATGGCATGAACTGTTATCTACAAAACGTGGCGTTTTAACCGAATTAGCAGTGGCTAGAATACGATCATTGTCGAAAAAGGTTCGTATTTGGGGAATTTCAGCGACGATTGGAAATTTGGAAGAAGCGAAAGAAGTGTTGATTCCTTATTCGGGTGTAAAAACAACCATCATAACCTCTAAAGAAAAGAAAAAGCTAAAAATTGTTTCATTATTACCAGATGAAGTGGAAGTTTTACCTTGGGCCGGACATTTAGGAGCACATATGATTAAAAAAGTGTTGCCTATAATTTACGAGAATACCACCACTTTAATTTTTACCAATACACGAAGTCAGTCTGAATTATGGTATCAATTATTATTAGATTCTGATCCTGATTTAGCTGGACAAATCGCTATTCATCATGGTTCTATTGATAAAAAACTGAGAAACTGGATTGAAGATGCCACTAATGATCAACTACTCAAAGCGGTTGTTTGTACATCTTCTTTAGATTTAGGAGTCGATTTTAAACCTGTGGATTGTGTTATTCAAATTGGTTCGGCAAAAGGAATTGCAAGATTTATACAGAGAGCGGGAAGAAGTGGTCATTCTCCTTATGAAGTTTCAAAAGTATATTGTTTACCAACACATTCTTTACAATTAATAGAAGTTTCTGCATTAAAAGAAGCCGTAAAACGTAAAGATGTAGAATCTAGAACTCCAGTAGTTTTATCGTATGATGTTTTAGTTCAGTTTTTAGTGTCATTAGCCGTTGGAGAAGGATTTGACGACACAAAAACCTTTGAATTATTGCGGCAAACGCATGCGTATTCACAATTATCGATAGAAGATTTTAAATGGGCAATGTTGTTTATTACCAAAGGTGGAAATACGTTAAAAACCTACGAAGAGTTTCATAAAGTTGTCTTTGATGAAGAAAGTGAGTTATACAAAGTAACAAGTAGACGAATTAGTATGTTACACCGTATGAATGTTGGTGCTATTGTGAGTGACGCAATGTTGAAAGTTCGATTTATGAAAGGCGGATTTGTTGGAATGATTGAAGAATATTTCATCTCAAAACTAAAAAATGGAACTCCGTTTGTACTAGCAGGTAGAGTTTTAGAGATTGTTCATATCAAAGAAATGACTGTTTTTGTGCGTAAAAGTTCATCTAAAAAAGCAATTACGCCAAGTTGGAAAGGAGGGAGGTTACCACTAACTTCCTACCTAAGTCATTATTTACGATTAAAACTAAATGATGCTTTAGAACCTGGAATTCGAGAACGAGAATTAAAGTTTTTAAATCCTTTATTAACAGCGCAAAATAGTAATTCTCATATTCCAAAATCCGATGAGTTTTTAGTAGAAAAGATTAAAACTCGAGAAGGATTTCATTTGTTTTTTTATCCGTTTGAAGGTAGATTAGTACATGAAATTATGGCCTCATTAATTGCCTATCGAATTAGTAAAATAAAACCGATTACTTTTACTATTGCCATGAACGATTATGGTTTTGATTTGTTAAGTGATCAAGAAATTCCTGTAGATGAATTGAATATTAAAGAGATCCTTTCTAAAGAAAACCTTATGCAAGATGCAATTGCCAGTGTAAATGCTTCAGAAATGGCGAATAGAAAATTTAGAGATATTGCCGTAATTGCTGGGTTAGTGGTGCAATCACAACCTGGAAAAAGAAAGACGAATAAAAGTTTACAATCATCTTCTGGTTTGATATTTAGAGTTTTAGAAGATCACGAACCGAATAATTTGTTAGTACGACAAGCATATACCGAAGTATTTAACGAACAATTAGAAGAAGCCAGATTACAAGAAGCTTTTCAGCGAATTGCGAAGAGTAACATCATTTTAAAAGAGGCGAGTGGCTATACACCATTGAGTTTCCCAATAAAAGTAGACAGTTTACGAGATACCATGAGTAATGAGAAATTAATAGATCGAGTAAAAAGACTTCAAAATCAGCATTATAAGTTAATTCAATGAACATTTTAACAGAGGAAATTCAATTTGGTGGAACGAGTTTAACGCTAACAAATCAACGAGTAATTTATTGGAAATCAGAAGAAACATTGATTATGTCGGATGTTCATATTGGAAAAACAGCACATTTCAGACAACATGGAATTGCTATATCTGATAGTGTTTTGCATAAAGACCTAAAACGATTAGCAGCGTTAATAGATTATTTTTCACCTAAAAAGTTAGTTGTAGTTGGTGATTTATTTCATGCAGAGTATAATTCAAATATTACCGTATTTAAAGAATGGTTAACGGATTATACAGAATTAGAGAAAATATTAGTCAAAGGAAATCATGATAGAATTCATTCATTGGTTTCTGAAGATTTAAATTTCACGGTCGTAAATGAATTAAAGATTCAAAATATCACTTTTAAACACGATGTGGATCACGCAGATGCAAATGAATTTATAATTTCTGGACATATTCATCCTGGTGTTAAATTAAAAATTCGTGGGAAACAATATTTAAAATTGCCATGTTATTATGTGAATCATACAGAATTGATTTTACCTGCGTTTAGTTTGTTCACAGGATTAAATACAAACTTTGACATCGAAAAGGGGAATATTTTCGCATTTGAAGACGAAATCATATTTAAGGCAAAATAACGTGAGAATAGAGGTTTTAAAATATTTTATTTAACATAATATAAATTATAGGACAATTGTTTGTGATTTAATTTATATGTGGTTTTGCCATTTGAAAGCTATAATTCTATAAAATCCCGCAAGATTTTTTCCACGACATTCTCGTAAAGCGTTCCGCAAGAGTATAAAATTACTCTGCGAGATAATTTCTATACACTTGTTCACTACAGAACTATAATTAAACATTTTTAGAGTTTGCATATCTTTTTGTCTTGATACAAAAAGAAACAAAAAAATCAAGACTGCAGAAAACTTTGGAAATAATATACGGCTCAATCGCTATATTTTAGAAAACATTGGAGACTGTTTAGAAATTGTTTTAAACCTTGTTATTATCAAGAATATGTATTGCTAACCTTCTAAAATATGCGCGCTCATCACCTATTGTTTGAACCAAAGTTTTCTGAGGCCGTTTTGCCAACGCTTCATCAGGGTAAAAACATAAATTCTATTTTACATAATATTACGAGTTAACAGTTTATTCAAACTTTCCTGTTCCATAATTCACTCTTTTTTTAAAATCCAAGGCTTCATCCTTAAGCTTCTTATTAACACTTTTTATCAATTCATTTTGGAGTTTCATAATCCTAATTATATCGTGAATTGCATTTAGATTGTCTAATTGTGTATGAACCACTTGTTCTAATTGACCTTTAGTATATTTTCTGCTTGGCATAATTCTTGGATTTGAATTGAAAATTCCGATAATCAGAACAAATATACTGAAATCCGGATAAAATTAAAATCAATTATTCATAAAATCGGAATGAATTATCTTATTCTATAAATTTATGTTCCATAAATCAGGAAATTAATGACAGAATTAGGGTTGTTTTTAGCAAGAAAATCGGTTAATCGTTCCGATGTTTCAAGAAAAACAGGAATTAGTAAAACTAGACTTAGTGAGTTGGCTAATAATGATCGAACTAAACTACGAGTTGATGAATTATATCTTATAGCTTTAGCAATTGATGTAGACCCTTGTGAAATACTTAAAGAAGTCTGTAAGGAACTTAAATTAAAAAAAGAGGAATAATAATAGCTATTACAATAAATGACTAATCATTCATTTGAAAATATAAAAAAAGAATTACAGGGAAATAAAGGTCTAATAAAAAGAATTCGTAAAGTTCACTTACCAGATACAGTGAGAATGTCTGAACTTGCTCAAGAAGCATATAGTTCTAAGTTTGACTCATACGAAAATGTAGATTTTGCATTAGACAATCTTTTGGCGTTGGAGTACGAGATATATCTTGAAAAACAAAAATTAATAACAGAAGGTTTTATAGATTATGCAGATATAGAAGCCAATGAACTAGAATTTCCAGTACTTAGGTCAGTAATTGATGAATACAAAGAATTATCTCTGACTAATGCTGAGCCGACAAAGATTCTTTCAGGTGTTACGAATGTAATTATTGCTCTTGCTGATTCTAATAGACAATCTAGAGTTTCTCGTTCAGGTTCAAGCTTAATGCATCATATATCATTTCTCTTAGGAAAACACGGTTTTGAATTTAAAAAAGATTATCAAAGAGAGTACGTTTTAAAAGAAGGGTGTAAACTTGATTTTTTCTTTCCTGATATTGATAATTATAAGGATGAACCAAAAAATTGCTGTTCTGTCGCTTGTCAAACTACATCAAATGATAGATTTAGATTAACATTTGCTCAGATGCCTGCCGATACAAGAAATAGAGCTTGTACTGCAATAGGAAATGCGAATTTTGGTAAAAAATTAGGCCCTGATAGTTTATCTGATAATAAATTAGAAGAAGCTAAGAAAAATGGAGTCAAATTTGTGATTTTTGAACACGCAATTGATTGTAGATTAAAAAAGAGTCAAACAGTTATGTCATATAACGAGTGGTTTTCAGAATTAAAAGCCATTAAGAATTTTTGGTAAATATTATCTAATATTCTTCAGAATTTCCAAAGCTACAGCTCTCGCCATTAATGGAGGTACTGCATTTCCAACTAAAGTATATTGTGGCAATTCAGATTTTCTATTATTACCACCTGTTGAGCGTTTTCCTTGAAACACAAAAGAATCATCAAACGATTGTAGTCTAGCCATTTCTCTAACAGTTAAAGCTCTTGGAGAATTGTAATGTATATAATCATCAGGAATAGTCATTACCGTTGGGCTTTGACTTTCTGGTTTGAGAACATTATAATTCCTTTTATTTGAAGATAAACCGCATTCATTCAACTTTTCTTTAGCTTTTTTATAATCCCCCTCTTTCAAAATTATGTCAAGTCTTTTGATGACATCTTTACCTTGATTGCTAGTTTTATGATTATGAAGAATATCATATACTTTTTCTCCATTATTAAGAGCCTCTTCATTTCTTACATAAAATGGTTTGGTTGATTTTTCAAATCTCCCATTTAGTCTACCTCTCCTACTCCATTCTGCAAAAGTTTTACCTTTAGTTTTTATTGGTTTACCATCAATGGAACGTTTTTTTAATAATCCTTTCATTTTCTTAGCTGTACCATTATACTGCTTAGAAATATCAACCAGTTGATATTGATGTGCTTCTTCGTTATTTCCGATAAAATCTAAATCATATAAAGCTTCAAATACAGAAACTTTTTCTTCTTCCTTTACTGTTGCTGGAATTTCTGATATGAATTTTTGGTCTTTTCTGCACCCAATAAATAATACTCGTTCTCTATTTTGAGGAACTCCGTAGTTAGATGAATTTGCTACAAATGGAGCTTCAATCTTATAAAGCCTTATGTCGTTAATTATTACACCTAATTCTTTATTTTGGTTTTCATTGCAATAATCACGTATTAATGAAAGACAATCGTCAATGCTCAATACATAAATTTTTAAAGCATTTATTATATCATCACAGGCTTTTTTATAGTCTTTAGCAATATTTAGTTTGCTAAAAGCAATTTCTATTTTATTTATAATTTCGTTTGAATCTATCTCAGTAAGAAATTGAGTAAAAGAATCTATGAAGTAATCATTATCGATATTGCAAAAGTCTTTTTCTCGAATAATATCTCTTTTTAATTTTTCCCATTCTTTATTTCTAACTAAAAGATTAAATCCGTGTCTGATAGTACTTATTCTTTCATCAGTTTTACTAGTTTTATAGTCAGCAATATTCGGAGTTAGTTTCTTAAACTTTGAATCAATCGTCTTTATATATAGCTCTTTAACTTCTTCAGCTTTAGAGTCTATGAATTGCTCTATTTCAATTCTTTTAACTAAGCAATCAATTAAGAAACTATTATCAAGATTTGTCTTTTTTAAAGATTTTACAAAGGACGATAGACGAGGAATTTCATTAATATCAACAATAGAATTAATTTCTTTTATAATTAATTCTTTTATTTTTCCTTTCTCTTTAGTCAATATTCCTTTCACATTTTCCATCACAAAATACTTAGGTTGAAGTACTTTGATTACCTCTAAATAGTGTGAAAATAAATCGTCTTTTTTGTCAAACTTTTTTCTCTTTCCTGCTAAACTAAAACTTTGACAAGGCGGCCCACCACATACAACATCAACTTTCTTTCCATTTATTTTGGAAAGTAAATTATCTAAAAAATCAGGCTCAGTAATATCTTGACATAAAAAATCAGCATCTAAACCTAATTGATGATTATATCTAACTACGTGAGTAAGCTCAGAATTGTCATTAATATCATTTGCAAGCAAAAAATCAAAAAACTTATTATTATGTTCAGCCTGTAAAAAGCCCTCACTGAATCCTCCCGCTCCTGCAAATAAATCTACAAACGTAAAAGGTTTGCCGTATAAAGAAACTTGCTCTCGAACAATATTTACATTATGGTTTTCTTTATATGCTTTTACAAAACCAGTTAGTTTTAATTTTAATTCTTTATTCGTGTAACTTTTTTTATATGAATTATTTAATAATTCATCCGCTCTATCTCTCAAATAGGCTAAGTAGTAATTTATTTCTGTTGCTCTTTCAGAGTTCTCTTTTACAGATTGTGTTTCTTTATCAAAGTCATCCTGTTGTACTTTTTCTCCTGTTGATAATTTTACTTGTTCAGAATTACAATTAATTCTTAAATGAATTGGAGAAAATCCTTTTTTATCAGATTTGTCAAGATAGAAATTTATAGTAGCCATATATTAATTGCGGACGTTTTTACGGACACGGACAAATTTACGGACACTAAATAATAATTCCTACTAAAATTTGGAATATTTACATTTTATTAACCAACGTAAACTTACTCTGCAACTTAATAATATATAAATTATCCCTTTTACTTCTTCTTAGGTTTCTTCTTCATGGACACTTTAAAATCATCAACAGTTCCATGTAATTTTAAGTTTAGATATCTTATTTTCTTATTAGGATCAACTTCTATAATTTCATCCTCTTCTTCTTTAGTTCCACTATTTTTTTTGTTCTTAAATAATTTATACCAAACCGCTTTTCTAACAGTTTTCCAAGGAATTCTTAAGTAATATTCAATATTATTATTCAAATCTTGTGTTCCAGATAATTCCATATGTCCTAAGGTGGATTCAATAGTCATGTTAGGAATCGTTATACGTCCGTTGTGTATATCAATATGATTTTGAATGGTATCAAATTTGATATTGTTCAAGTTTTTATCGCCCATATAACTAGACAACAATTTCATAGGTTCATAATTCTGTAATTTTCCATTAAAAACTTTTACATCCATATGAACTTCAGATTGATCTAAATCTGGAACTAAATCAGGATAGATTCTAATTTTTCCAGTTATGTTGGAAGACACATGTCCTTTTAAATTATCGGATACCAAATGATCTTGTCCAAAATTTTCAAACTTAAATAAGAACTTATCCAAATCAATCTTAGTAGTTTTTATATTCGGTTTCAGGTAAATTTTCTTTGGATTACTACCGTTAAAATAACCAGACATGTTAAAATTACCTCCAGCGGCATTCATATGTAAGGTATCTACATAAATGTAATGATTCTGAGTTGTACGTAATTTTGCTTTGATGTCTTGTAAACGAATTCGTTGATACATAAAATAATCTACATCAACATCAAATTTCATATCCGTAAATGGTAGCTCGTATAAATTAAAAGCATCTGCGTGTGCAGGAACATCTGCCGTTTTTGATTTTACAGTTATAGTTGCCTTCTCTGTTGGTTTATCAGGAGGAAATAGCTGATCGTAATCAATATAATTTGCTTTGAAACTAAGGTAATTGTCTCGTTTTTTAATCGTTTCATCATCTCCTAAATAATAGTTCAAACCTATATTAAAAGAAGTTCTTCCTATTTTACCGATAAAATCTTTCACTACAAGATGATCATCTTCATAATGAAAATCACCTGTAAAGTATTCAAAACGTAAAGGATGTACATGCATTTTGGTATTTAGCTTGTCTAATTCTAAATCTATAGAATGTAATGCCGATGCTTTATAATGCATACTAGAATTCACATGTAATTCTAGCTTTTCAAATTCTTCATGTCTATATTCTTCAGGAACATAATTTTCACCTTGATACGAGAAAATGTCTTCCAAGCGTAATAGATCGGAAGTTAACGTAATATCTAAATCTACATCTCCATTTAATTCTTTTTGCATCCAAAAACCATAATTATGTACCAATCCGTTAAAATGAAAATCAGAATCATCAATAAAACCAGTAAAATCTTTGATTTTAAGATCTTTATCATCTATTAATACATCTAAATGAAAATCATGGAATTTATGCGGATAATGCTTTAGTTTTGCGTTAAGACTGTCCACAAAGAACTCTCCTTTCGGTAAATATTTACTTTCGGTAAAAGCTTTTGCTGAGGATTTAAATGAAAATCCAGCAGTTACATCTTTAATTTGCTCATCTATACCGGTTTTTATACTATCCGTAGCAGAAAATCGTGTAAGTTCAGCAATATCTAATAGGTTTGATTTAATATCTAAATGCGTAACGACAAGTGTATCTGTATGATGCACAATAGCAGGTAGATCTGACAAATACCCAGTTATTGAAATATCAGAGTTACCTAAAAGCATATCAAATTGATTGATAGTCGCTTTTTTCCCTTTCATTTCTATATGTGCATTCAGTTTTTTTAATGGTGCAGGAAGATCTTTGGAAGATAAACTAAGGCTATCAATCTTTAACTCGCTATAATAAGCCTGATTTAACCTGCTGAGCGCTAGTTCTGGGTTATTAATATCTACAATATCATGAAAATTCATTTTTAAGGAAACATTCCCAGATGCAATATCTACTTCACTTAAGTTTAAAAAATCGGCTATAAACTCAAGATTAAAATCTGTATTCAATCGCATATCTATCTCTGGCTCATCAAAATTATTGATCACGACATTTCCTAGAATTTTTCCTTTTCCAAGTTTGGCAGTCATATCTTCAAGCGAGAATGTTGTGGTGCGAGCACTTCGTTCTTTACCATTCGTAAAATGTCCTTTAAAGCCAATATTATTTACTCGCCTTCCTTTGTTCGTGTTTTCTAAAAAAGCTTCACTAACACCAAAATTCACATCAAAAAAAGGTGCTTGTTGATTAAGTATGGATCCATTAACTACTGCATTAAAATAAATTTTCCCTGCATTTTTATAACGTTCTAAAACAGGGATAAGATCCTCCGGAGCAAAGGCAATAAGCATATCAAAATTTGGCTTCGCTCCTTTTATAATAAGATCAAGATCAAAATCATTTTTTGTATCTATTTTTCCTTCCAACTCAAAATCACCGTGCTCCATAGTTACTCCTGAAGGTTCGATAGTAAGCAATCCAGTATCCTTATTTAAACTAACATCTGTATGAACATCAAAGTGTTTGTGTTTTACATAGGTAGTATCACCATTACGAATTAAGTTCATTTCAAAATTCGTATCAATATGTCCTGAAATAACTTCATTATCAATATTAAAACCCCCATCAGCTTCATAAATAAACGTTTCTAAGTCAGTATTTTGACCTTCATCTTTTTTATGAATATCTAAATTATGCAATTTGACTTTTTGAAGTTTAAAATCTATCGGCTCTTCACTTTCTGTTTCATCAAAGGATTTTAATGCGTTTAACAGATTTAGACTTTTATCTTCATGAATTACAATGTCAAAGAAACCTTCTTCTACAATTAGTGATTTAATAGTATAATTTCCTTCTAAAATATCCCACAAATTAAAACCTACGTAAATATCTTTAACGTCAAGAATAACCGGTGAGTTATGACTTTTAGTTTCGTTTATTTTTAGATCGTCTACTTTAAAAGAAATATTAGGAAAATTACTAAAGAGTGATAAGTGCGTGTCTCCAATATCAATAAAACCTTTGTGAGTTTTGTTAAGCTCAGCTATATGATCTTTAATAATACTATTTTGTTTAGCATTGATATATAATACTGTAACAATAACAAATAGTATAGGTAAAAGTATTACGGAAGCAATTAACCGTAACCAATTTTTTCTTTTTTTAAATACTTCA contains:
- the pdeM gene encoding ligase-associated DNA damage response endonuclease PdeM, with product MNILTEEIQFGGTSLTLTNQRVIYWKSEETLIMSDVHIGKTAHFRQHGIAISDSVLHKDLKRLAALIDYFSPKKLVVVGDLFHAEYNSNITVFKEWLTDYTELEKILVKGNHDRIHSLVSEDLNFTVVNELKIQNITFKHDVDHADANEFIISGHIHPGVKLKIRGKQYLKLPCYYVNHTELILPAFSLFTGLNTNFDIEKGNIFAFEDEIIFKAK
- a CDS encoding type II restriction endonuclease, giving the protein MTNHSFENIKKELQGNKGLIKRIRKVHLPDTVRMSELAQEAYSSKFDSYENVDFALDNLLALEYEIYLEKQKLITEGFIDYADIEANELEFPVLRSVIDEYKELSLTNAEPTKILSGVTNVIIALADSNRQSRVSRSGSSLMHHISFLLGKHGFEFKKDYQREYVLKEGCKLDFFFPDIDNYKDEPKNCCSVACQTTSNDRFRLTFAQMPADTRNRACTAIGNANFGKKLGPDSLSDNKLEEAKKNGVKFVIFEHAIDCRLKKSQTVMSYNEWFSELKAIKNFW
- a CDS encoding helix-turn-helix domain-containing protein, translating into MTELGLFLARKSVNRSDVSRKTGISKTRLSELANNDRTKLRVDELYLIALAIDVDPCEILKEVCKELKLKKEE
- a CDS encoding ATP-dependent DNA ligase translates to MKAFTQLINSIEITNKTNAKIEALVRYFETAEDKDKLWMIALFTGKRPSRPVKSSLMKAWCMEISKIPEWLFLESYSTVGDLGETLALLLPDPSNSIEKPVYEWMDELVALKPKTEEEKKEYVLEAWNGLQPQERLIFNKLIGGSFRIGVSKKTLVNALAKLTNTNVNQLMHSIIGNWDINTITFNELLSGAHINYDNSKPYPFALAYSLEKELNELGTIEDWQVEYKWDGIRGQFVKRNNEIFIWSRGEELVTNQFPELIEAFQTWEGDFVIDGEILAIKDSSVLLFNDLQKRLNRKNISKKLLQEVPIGFYAYDIMELNQEDLRETPLSSRRLQLESLFEHNNSTNVKLSETIHVQDWNDLNAIRNESRKLNSEGLMLKQKSSTYHIGRKKGTWWKWKVDPLTIDVVMIYAQKGSGRRSSKYTDYTFAVKKEDQLVTIAKAYSGLTDAEITEISRWVTKNATEKFGPVRTVKPELVFEIAFEGIALSNRHKSGVALRFPRIKRWRRDKKVDEIDTIESVKDLIFKQ
- a CDS encoding ligase-associated DNA damage response DEXH box helicase; its protein translation is MRKLEETSGYQIIEDWMASKSFSPFDFQLKAWKKYANNYSGLVVAPTGFGKTYSMFLAVVIDYLNNPDSYKKGCKLLWISPLRSLAKDLQKAMQTAIDEIGLDWVASVRNGDTPQNVRRQQERKMPDILLTTPETMHLLFTQKNNSRWFKNIQCVVVDEWHELLSTKRGVLTELAVARIRSLSKKVRIWGISATIGNLEEAKEVLIPYSGVKTTIITSKEKKKLKIVSLLPDEVEVLPWAGHLGAHMIKKVLPIIYENTTTLIFTNTRSQSELWYQLLLDSDPDLAGQIAIHHGSIDKKLRNWIEDATNDQLLKAVVCTSSLDLGVDFKPVDCVIQIGSAKGIARFIQRAGRSGHSPYEVSKVYCLPTHSLQLIEVSALKEAVKRKDVESRTPVVLSYDVLVQFLVSLAVGEGFDDTKTFELLRQTHAYSQLSIEDFKWAMLFITKGGNTLKTYEEFHKVVFDEESELYKVTSRRISMLHRMNVGAIVSDAMLKVRFMKGGFVGMIEEYFISKLKNGTPFVLAGRVLEIVHIKEMTVFVRKSSSKKAITPSWKGGRLPLTSYLSHYLRLKLNDALEPGIRERELKFLNPLLTAQNSNSHIPKSDEFLVEKIKTREGFHLFFYPFEGRLVHEIMASLIAYRISKIKPITFTIAMNDYGFDLLSDQEIPVDELNIKEILSKENLMQDAIASVNASEMANRKFRDIAVIAGLVVQSQPGKRKTNKSLQSSSGLIFRVLEDHEPNNLLVRQAYTEVFNEQLEEARLQEAFQRIAKSNIILKEASGYTPLSFPIKVDSLRDTMSNEKLIDRVKRLQNQHYKLIQ
- a CDS encoding DNA cytosine methyltransferase, encoding MATINFYLDKSDKKGFSPIHLRINCNSEQVKLSTGEKVQQDDFDKETQSVKENSERATEINYYLAYLRDRADELLNNSYKKSYTNKELKLKLTGFVKAYKENHNVNIVREQVSLYGKPFTFVDLFAGAGGFSEGFLQAEHNNKFFDFLLANDINDNSELTHVVRYNHQLGLDADFLCQDITEPDFLDNLLSKINGKKVDVVCGGPPCQSFSLAGKRKKFDKKDDLFSHYLEVIKVLQPKYFVMENVKGILTKEKGKIKELIIKEINSIVDINEIPRLSSFVKSLKKTNLDNSFLIDCLVKRIEIEQFIDSKAEEVKELYIKTIDSKFKKLTPNIADYKTSKTDERISTIRHGFNLLVRNKEWEKLKRDIIREKDFCNIDNDYFIDSFTQFLTEIDSNEIINKIEIAFSKLNIAKDYKKACDDIINALKIYVLSIDDCLSLIRDYCNENQNKELGVIINDIRLYKIEAPFVANSSNYGVPQNRERVLFIGCRKDQKFISEIPATVKEEEKVSVFEALYDLDFIGNNEEAHQYQLVDISKQYNGTAKKMKGLLKKRSIDGKPIKTKGKTFAEWSRRGRLNGRFEKSTKPFYVRNEEALNNGEKVYDILHNHKTSNQGKDVIKRLDIILKEGDYKKAKEKLNECGLSSNKRNYNVLKPESQSPTVMTIPDDYIHYNSPRALTVREMARLQSFDDSFVFQGKRSTGGNNRKSELPQYTLVGNAVPPLMARAVALEILKNIR